Part of the Deltaproteobacteria bacterium genome, CGGTCGCGACGAGCGCCAGGATCGGGCCGAGGAGAGCTGCGAGAAGGGCGTGCCGGAGCGATCGCATCAGAGCCTCTTGGTGACGAAGAACGTCGGCGCTTCCCAGCCGCCGAAGCCGAACTCGCGGTACAGCTTCTGCGCGCCGGTGTTCGTCTGGTGCACCTCGAGCGTCATCTTGCAGCAGCCGCGCGCTCGGGCGCGGCGCTCGGCGTCCTCGAGCAGCGCGCGCCCGATGCCGCGACCGCGCTGCGCGGGAAGCACCGCCAGATCGTGGACGTTCAGGAAGTCCCGGCCGGCGAAGGTCGAAAAGCCGAAGAAGCAGACCGCGGCACCCACCGGCCGCTCGTCGAGACACGCGAGCAGCACGAAGATCTGCGGGTGCGCGCGCAGCCCGGGCACCAGCGCCTCGCGGGCGCCGGCCGCGAGCGGCGCGTTCTGTCCGCCCGGCTCGCGCGCGTACGCGTCGAGGATCTCGTAGAGCGCGTCCGCGTCGCCCGCGCGATCGAGATCCGCCGGGCGGATCGTGACGCGACTCGCACTCGTCTCCATCTCGGGGCCCCTTCCTGCCGCGCCAGCACTGCCGCGCCAGCATACGACTAGCGATAGGCCGCCGCTTGGATCCCGTACAGCTCGGAGTACGGGCCGCCTCTCGCCATCAGCGCCTCGTGCGTGCCGGTCTCGACCACGCGGGCGCCGTCGAGCACGACGATCAGGTCGGCCATGCGCACGGTGCTGAATCGATGCGAGACGAGCAGGGTGATCTGCTCGCCGCGCGCGGCCCGCGCGTAGCGCTCGAAGAGCGCGTGCTCGGTCTCGGCGTCGAGCGCCGCGGTCGGCTCGTCGAGCACGAGCAGGAGCGGCGCCTCGCGCATGAAGCCGCGCGCGAGCGCGAGCTTCTGCCACTGGCCGAAGGACAGGTCCGCGCCTTCGGGCCAACTGGGGCCGAGCTGCGCGTCGAGCCCGAGCGGGAGCGCCGCGACGACGTCGTCCGCGCCGGCGCGGTCCAGCGCCGATCGGACCGCGGGCTCGTCGTCGAGCCGCGGCAGATCGCCCAGGCCGACGCTGTGGCGAGCGCGGAGCTCGAAGCGGAAGAAGTCCTGGAACGCGCCCGCGAGCCGATCGCGCCAGCCGTCGGCCGGGATCCGCGCCAGCTCCACTCCGTCGACGAGAATGCGGCCGCTGGTCGGCCCGTAGAGACGGCAGAGCAGCTTCACGAGCGTGCTCTTGCCCGCGCCGTTCTCGCCCACGATCGCGACCACCGAGCCCGCCGGGAGCTCGAGATTCACGTCGTCGAGGACGCAGCGATCCGTGCCCGGGTAGGCGAACGAGACGTTCTCGAAGCGGATTGCGCGCTCGATCCGCGCGGGCACGGGTGCGTCCGTCTCGCGCACGAGCGACGCCGCGTAGTCCTCGAGCCACGCCATTCGCACCGAGCCGTCGAGCCAGATTCCGCGCAGGAAGCCGATCTCGCCCACCGTCGCGCCGAGATACGC contains:
- a CDS encoding GNAT family N-acetyltransferase, giving the protein METSASRVTIRPADLDRAGDADALYEILDAYAREPGGQNAPLAAGAREALVPGLRAHPQIFVLLACLDERPVGAAVCFFGFSTFAGRDFLNVHDLAVLPAQRGRGIGRALLEDAERRARARGCCKMTLEVHQTNTGAQKLYREFGFGGWEAPTFFVTKRL
- a CDS encoding ABC transporter ATP-binding protein; this encodes MSSTEVPLPAGLPSMWRALARGYQAEPLLLSVAFGSSLLAALPDALLAFLFKLLADAVLAGDRALVLGACFGLGASAAATWFLRVVSDRTQRRFRDQVSIALESHVAGLQAGLATIAHHERPEYLDRLAVLRNQVFVLDHMYASLFSTCGWVLRLGVTLALLVSVHPALILLAALALPTVLTASWRPGVERLMEERGAAANRLARHLFDTATSAAPGKELRVTRIGERLVRQRREAWERWYAPVARARFASAAWHALAWAIFGGAYVGAVVFVARLEPLSPGNVLLVLAAGARLSAYLGATVGEIGFLRGIWLDGSVRMAWLEDYAASLVRETDAPVPARIERAIRFENVSFAYPGTDRCVLDDVNLELPAGSVVAIVGENGAGKSTLVKLLCRLYGPTSGRILVDGVELARIPADGWRDRLAGAFQDFFRFELRARHSVGLGDLPRLDDEPAVRSALDRAGADDVVAALPLGLDAQLGPSWPEGADLSFGQWQKLALARGFMREAPLLLVLDEPTAALDAETEHALFERYARAARGEQITLLVSHRFSTVRMADLIVVLDGARVVETGTHEALMARGGPYSELYGIQAAAYR